A portion of the Flavobacterium limnophilum genome contains these proteins:
- a CDS encoding DUF1599 domain-containing protein — protein sequence MNNTSQEYDKVIAVCRTLFVNKMKDYGSAWRILRLPSLTDQIFIKAQRIRSLQENEVRKVDEDETGEFIGIINYSIMALIQLELGVVDQPDLNVEEATILYDAKVKLTKDLMENKNHDYGEAWREMRVSSLTDLILQKLLRVKQIEDNKGKTLVSEGIDANYQDMINYAVFALILMKNVK from the coding sequence ATGAACAATACCTCCCAGGAATACGACAAGGTGATTGCGGTTTGTCGCACGCTTTTCGTCAATAAAATGAAAGATTACGGCAGTGCTTGGCGCATTTTGAGATTACCGTCCTTGACCGACCAAATCTTCATCAAAGCCCAAAGAATAAGAAGCTTGCAGGAAAACGAGGTTCGAAAAGTGGACGAAGACGAAACCGGCGAATTCATCGGAATCATCAATTATTCGATTATGGCATTGATTCAACTGGAACTTGGCGTGGTGGACCAACCCGATTTGAACGTGGAAGAAGCCACTATTTTATACGATGCCAAAGTGAAACTCACCAAAGATTTGATGGAAAACAAAAACCACGATTATGGTGAAGCTTGGCGCGAAATGCGGGTAAGTTCCTTGACGGATTTAATCCTTCAAAAATTGCTTCGAGTGAAACAAATTGAAGACAATAAAGGAAAAACCCTGGTTTCTGAAGGCATCGATGCCAATTATCAGGACATGATTAATTATGCGGTTTTCGCCTTGATTTTAATGAAAAATGTTAAATAA
- a CDS encoding ammonium transporter has protein sequence MLDVGLTTFMILATSLVMLMTPGLAFFYGGLGCNKNILSIMMQSFVSMGIGTVLWFAFGYSLCFSGNMSSGSDFFGIIGNFDKAFYHGITPSTLYSADKRFPEYIFIAYQMMFAIITPALITGAFINRVTFKSYVLFLIFWQIFVYYPFVHMVWGGGLLAEWGVFDFAGGITVHATAGFAALASVYFVGRRQKTHEPNNIPLVAIGTALLWFGWYGFNAGSELAVNSITVSSFLNTDTAASFAAVTWLLIEWNTGKKKPTFIGLMTGAVAGLATITPAAGFVDIYSSAIIGIIAACGCFAAVKFKERKGWDDALDVWGVHGMGGIIGTICLGFFANSTINSAIPNGLFFGGDGMLLFKECVAILFATSYAFIFTVLLFKIINKFIPVRVTDIEQELGLDLSHHGEVARQQR, from the coding sequence ATGTTAGATGTAGGTTTAACCACTTTTATGATTTTGGCCACCAGTTTGGTGATGTTGATGACTCCCGGCCTTGCCTTTTTTTATGGAGGTTTGGGATGTAACAAAAATATTTTGAGTATTATGATGCAAAGTTTTGTTTCTATGGGAATTGGAACGGTACTTTGGTTTGCTTTTGGTTATTCGCTTTGTTTTAGCGGAAACATGAGTTCGGGATCTGATTTTTTTGGGATAATCGGGAATTTCGACAAGGCGTTTTACCACGGAATCACTCCTTCGACCTTATACTCTGCAGATAAAAGGTTTCCTGAATATATTTTTATTGCTTACCAAATGATGTTTGCCATTATCACGCCGGCATTGATTACGGGAGCCTTCATCAATCGAGTTACTTTTAAATCCTATGTTTTGTTTCTGATTTTTTGGCAAATATTCGTTTATTACCCTTTCGTTCACATGGTTTGGGGTGGCGGATTGCTTGCCGAGTGGGGAGTTTTTGACTTTGCGGGTGGAATCACGGTGCATGCAACTGCTGGTTTTGCTGCTTTGGCATCGGTCTATTTTGTGGGTCGCCGTCAAAAGACTCATGAACCCAACAACATTCCATTGGTTGCCATTGGGACAGCATTGCTTTGGTTTGGCTGGTATGGATTTAATGCGGGAAGTGAATTGGCGGTAAATTCGATTACGGTTTCTTCTTTTTTGAATACGGATACAGCAGCTTCTTTTGCGGCAGTTACTTGGCTACTTATCGAATGGAACACTGGAAAAAAGAAACCTACTTTTATTGGATTGATGACCGGTGCTGTTGCCGGGTTGGCCACCATTACACCGGCAGCTGGATTTGTAGATATTTATTCTTCGGCAATTATTGGAATTATTGCCGCTTGTGGTTGTTTTGCTGCGGTGAAATTCAAGGAAAGAAAAGGCTGGGATGATGCACTTGATGTATGGGGAGTGCACGGAATGGGAGGAATAATTGGGACTATTTGTTTGGGTTTCTTTGCCAACAGCACTATTAATTCGGCTATTCCAAACGGATTGTTTTTTGGAGGTGACGGAATGTTGCTCTTTAAAGAGTGTGTTGCAATCTTGTTTGCGACCAGTTATGCCTTCATTTTCACGGTATTGTTGTTTAAAATCATCAATAAATTTATCCCTGTTCGCGTGACTGACATAGAGCAAGAGTTGGGTCTGGATTTGAGCCATCACGGCGAAGTGGCGAGACAACAACGCTAA
- the folP gene encoding dihydropteroate synthase, whose amino-acid sequence MTINCKGQLIDLSTPKVMGILNVTPNSFFDGGKYKNESEMLSQVGKMLSDGATFIDVGAYSSKPSAEFVSEEEELQRIVPIINLILEYYPETLISIDTFRSEVAQVCIENGAAIINDISAGNLDDNMMETIAKYNVPYIMMHMRGTPETMQKMTSYDNIVKEMLFYFSERVAQARSHGINDLVVDPGFGFAKTLEQNYEVLQKMELFEILELPLLAGVSRKSMIYKTLNSSAEEALNGTTVLNTIALTKGAKILRVHDVKEAMECVTLFNKLNNL is encoded by the coding sequence ATGACAATAAACTGCAAAGGACAACTCATCGATTTATCGACTCCCAAAGTAATGGGGATTTTGAACGTGACGCCCAACTCTTTTTTTGACGGCGGAAAGTATAAAAACGAAAGCGAAATGCTCTCGCAAGTCGGGAAAATGTTGAGTGACGGAGCGACATTCATAGATGTTGGCGCTTATTCCAGCAAGCCCAGTGCCGAATTTGTTTCGGAAGAGGAAGAGTTGCAAAGAATAGTTCCCATCATCAACCTAATTTTGGAATATTATCCCGAAACCTTGATTTCAATCGACACTTTCAGGAGCGAAGTGGCCCAGGTTTGCATCGAAAACGGGGCGGCCATCATCAACGATATTTCGGCGGGAAATCTCGATGACAACATGATGGAAACCATTGCGAAATATAATGTTCCCTACATCATGATGCACATGCGAGGCACGCCGGAAACGATGCAAAAGATGACCAGTTACGACAATATCGTCAAGGAAATGCTTTTCTATTTTTCGGAAAGAGTGGCCCAAGCGAGAAGTCACGGCATCAATGATTTGGTTGTCGATCCGGGATTTGGTTTTGCCAAAACATTGGAACAAAATTATGAAGTCTTGCAAAAAATGGAGTTGTTCGAAATCTTGGAATTGCCTTTGCTGGCCGGGGTTTCCAGGAAATCGATGATTTATAAAACCTTGAATTCTTCTGCTGAAGAAGCCTTAAACGGCACCACGGTCTTGAATACGATTGCCTTGACCAAGGGAGCCAAAATTCTTCGGGTTCACGATGTCAAGGAAGCGATGGAATGTGTCACTTTGTTCAACAAACTCAACAATCTATAA
- a CDS encoding GldL-related protein, with translation MKNSQILVLFLIGAVLTVIGAIFKISHERKDWTTFFLIIGMTFEAVAGLMLLLKLFKKNNNQDSFLDS, from the coding sequence ATGAAAAACTCGCAAATCCTGGTTTTATTCCTGATTGGTGCCGTGCTCACGGTTATCGGCGCAATATTCAAAATCTCTCACGAACGCAAAGATTGGACAACTTTCTTTCTCATTATTGGAATGACTTTCGAAGCCGTAGCCGGTCTTATGTTGCTGCTGAAATTATTCAAGAAAAACAATAATCAAGATTCATTTCTGGACAGCTAG
- the rlmH gene encoding 23S rRNA (pseudouridine(1915)-N(3))-methyltransferase RlmH → MNIKLIAIGKTDNKNLQSLIEEYQKRLSFYIKFDLEIIPDIKNVKNLSESQQKEKEGELILAKITPTDQLILLDENGKTFSSVGFSEELQKKMNSGVKTLVFVIGGSYGFSETVYAKAQGKISLSLMTFSHQMVRLFFIEQLYRGFTILKNEPYHHQ, encoded by the coding sequence ATGAACATCAAACTGATTGCCATTGGCAAAACCGACAATAAAAACCTACAATCGTTAATTGAGGAGTATCAAAAACGCTTGTCTTTCTACATCAAGTTTGATTTGGAGATTATTCCCGACATCAAAAACGTGAAAAACTTGTCGGAAAGCCAGCAAAAAGAAAAGGAAGGCGAACTGATTTTAGCTAAAATAACGCCAACCGACCAACTCATTTTATTGGACGAAAACGGAAAAACCTTTTCAAGTGTCGGCTTTTCCGAAGAATTGCAAAAGAAAATGAATTCGGGAGTAAAGACTTTGGTTTTTGTGATTGGTGGTTCTTATGGTTTTTCGGAAACAGTTTATGCCAAAGCCCAAGGAAAAATCTCGCTGTCACTAATGACTTTTTCCCATCAAATGGTGCGTTTGTTTTTTATCGAACAATTGTATCGTGGATTCACGATTTTGAAGAATGAACCGTATCACCATCAGTGA